One part of the Streptomyces nigra genome encodes these proteins:
- the mtrB gene encoding MtrAB system histidine kinase MtrB — MSQDSAATAPGRTGTRRERPVGRKTAGSRWGRFLEGGLLQGGVQGSPVLRLLLRWVRRPLLPVMRLWRRNIQLRVVVSTLVMSLGVVLLLGFVVIGQVRNGLLDAKVKASQSQATGGFAAAKQRADESAAGPADDGAAADDRSRQNVIQWMSDTVSSLSSGGQGAFEVVTLPASSGSETGGRGRRASGGVDPTASVPEALRERIDDATGVFQSYTRIVYQPSAHKEPQPGLVIGKQVTDPNGDFYQLYYLFPLTQEEKSLSLVKTTLATAGLFVVVLLGAIAWLVVRQVVTPVRMAAGIAERLSAGRLQERMKVTGEDDIARLGEAFNKMAQNLQVKIQQLEDLSRMQRRFVSDVSHELRTPLTTVRMAADVIHEAREDFDPVTARSAELLADQLDRFESLLADLLEISRFDAGAAALEAEPIDLREVVRRVVSGAEPLAERKGTHIRVLGDQQPVVAEADARRVERVLRNLVVNAVEHGEGRDVVVKLASAGGAVAVAVRDYGVGLKPGEATRVFSRFWRADPARARTTGGTGLGLSIALEDARLHGGWLQAWGEPGGGSQFRLTLPRTADEPLRGSPIPLEPKDSRRNRGLDDAGLPSGGKSATVPAQTQGEQGVRPVRDPIAPRSSAAPKADPTALPGNGARVVPRPASGGRRLEDTVVERSGEKDVPGEGAGRTEESSRQGETSRGR; from the coding sequence ATGTCCCAGGACAGTGCCGCTACGGCCCCCGGTCGGACCGGGACCCGTCGGGAGCGGCCTGTCGGCCGGAAGACGGCGGGTTCCCGCTGGGGGCGGTTTCTGGAAGGCGGGCTGCTGCAAGGAGGGGTCCAGGGAAGCCCGGTCCTCCGTCTGCTGCTGCGCTGGGTGCGCCGGCCGTTGCTGCCGGTCATGCGGCTGTGGCGGCGCAACATCCAGCTCAGGGTCGTCGTCTCGACCCTGGTGATGTCGCTGGGCGTGGTCCTGCTGCTGGGCTTCGTCGTCATCGGGCAGGTCCGCAACGGCCTGCTCGACGCGAAGGTGAAGGCGTCGCAGAGCCAGGCGACCGGCGGGTTCGCGGCGGCCAAGCAGCGGGCGGACGAGTCCGCGGCCGGCCCCGCGGACGACGGGGCCGCGGCGGACGACCGGTCCCGGCAGAACGTCATCCAGTGGATGAGCGACACCGTCTCGTCGCTGTCCAGCGGTGGTCAGGGCGCCTTCGAGGTCGTGACGCTCCCCGCGTCGTCGGGCAGTGAGACCGGTGGGCGCGGACGGCGTGCGTCCGGTGGGGTCGACCCGACCGCGAGCGTCCCCGAGGCGCTGCGGGAGCGGATCGACGACGCCACCGGCGTGTTCCAGAGCTACACCCGGATCGTCTACCAGCCCAGCGCCCACAAGGAGCCCCAGCCGGGCCTGGTGATCGGCAAGCAGGTCACCGACCCCAACGGCGACTTCTACCAGCTCTACTACCTCTTCCCGCTCACACAGGAGGAGAAGTCGCTGAGCCTGGTCAAGACGACCCTCGCGACCGCCGGGCTGTTCGTCGTCGTCCTCCTGGGCGCGATCGCGTGGCTCGTGGTGCGCCAGGTCGTCACCCCCGTACGCATGGCGGCGGGGATCGCCGAACGGCTCTCGGCCGGGCGGCTCCAGGAACGGATGAAGGTCACCGGCGAGGACGACATCGCCCGTCTGGGCGAGGCCTTCAACAAGATGGCGCAGAACCTCCAAGTGAAGATCCAGCAGCTGGAGGACCTGTCGCGGATGCAGCGGCGCTTCGTGTCCGACGTGTCGCACGAGCTGCGGACGCCGCTGACGACCGTCCGGATGGCAGCCGACGTCATCCACGAGGCGCGCGAGGACTTCGATCCGGTGACCGCGCGGTCGGCGGAGCTGCTGGCGGACCAGCTGGACCGGTTCGAGTCGCTGCTCGCCGACCTGCTGGAGATCAGCCGCTTCGACGCCGGGGCCGCCGCGCTGGAGGCCGAACCGATCGACCTGCGCGAGGTAGTGCGGCGTGTCGTCAGCGGCGCCGAGCCGCTCGCCGAGCGCAAGGGCACCCATATACGGGTCCTCGGCGACCAGCAGCCCGTCGTCGCCGAGGCGGACGCCCGCCGGGTCGAGCGCGTGCTGCGCAACCTCGTGGTCAACGCCGTCGAGCACGGCGAGGGCCGGGACGTCGTGGTCAAGCTGGCCTCGGCCGGCGGAGCGGTCGCGGTCGCGGTGCGCGACTACGGCGTCGGGCTCAAGCCCGGCGAGGCGACCCGCGTGTTCAGCCGGTTCTGGCGGGCCGACCCGGCCCGCGCCCGGACCACCGGCGGCACGGGCCTCGGCCTGTCCATCGCGCTGGAGGACGCGCGGCTGCACGGCGGCTGGCTCCAGGCGTGGGGCGAGCCGGGGGGCGGTTCGCAGTTCCGGCTGACGCTGCCGCGCACGGCCGACGAGCCGCTGCGGGGCTCGCCGATACCGCTGGAACCGAAGGACTCGCGGCGCAACCGCGGCCTCGACGACGCCGGACTGCCCTCCGGGGGCAAGTCCGCGACCGTACCGGCCCAGACCCAGGGCGAGCAGGGGGTGCGGCCCGTGCGCGACCCGATCGCGCCGCGGTCGAGTGCGGCGCCGAAGGCCGACCCGACGGCGTTGCCCGGCAACGGCGCCCGGGTGGTGCCCCGGCCCGCTTCGGGGGGACGGCGGCTGGAGGACACCGTCGTCGAGCGGTCCGGTGAGAAGGACGTGCCGGGCGAGGGGGCCGGGCGGACCGAGGAGTCGAGCAGGCAGGGGGAGACATCTCGTGGGCGCTGA
- a CDS encoding DUF4350 domain-containing protein: MTTEATPPSTSASPSARQVWTRTRGIALALVVLLAAAVAIATIRSDARHGTLDPRSADRQGSRAVAELLAERGVDTTVVTTLDEARAAADADTTLLVAAPDLLTPGQQRALRTATTGAAGRTVLVAPGSPSVERLAPGVTADPANSLDSTLSPDCALPAARRAGTAETGGMRYTTTHLDADECYPSDRLATLLRIPETGGDGTGDTVVIGAPDILFNDRLDEQGNASLALQLLGSRPHLVWYLPTLSDTAAADEDDQRGFFDLLPSGWLWGTLQLFIAAAVAALWRARRLGPLVPEKLPVAIRASETVEGRARLYRKANARDRAATALRSTTRIRLAPLVGVPLTQAHTPEALLPALSAHLHRHGDGQSLHTLLFGPPPGDDAALVSLTDQLDALEREVRRP; this comes from the coding sequence ATGACGACCGAGGCCACACCCCCGTCCACCTCGGCCTCGCCCAGCGCCCGCCAGGTCTGGACCCGCACGCGAGGCATCGCCCTCGCCCTCGTCGTCCTGCTCGCGGCGGCCGTCGCGATCGCCACGATCCGCTCCGACGCCCGGCACGGCACCCTCGACCCCCGCTCCGCCGACCGCCAGGGCAGCAGAGCCGTCGCCGAACTCCTCGCCGAGCGCGGAGTGGACACGACCGTCGTCACCACCCTCGACGAGGCACGCGCCGCGGCCGACGCCGACACCACCCTCCTGGTCGCCGCCCCCGATCTGCTCACCCCCGGACAACAGCGGGCCCTGCGCACCGCGACCACCGGCGCCGCGGGCCGCACGGTCCTCGTCGCCCCCGGCAGCCCGTCCGTCGAACGCCTCGCCCCCGGCGTCACCGCCGACCCCGCCAACAGCCTCGACTCGACGCTCTCCCCCGACTGCGCGCTGCCCGCCGCCCGCCGCGCCGGCACCGCCGAGACGGGCGGCATGCGCTACACGACCACTCACCTCGACGCCGACGAGTGCTACCCCAGCGACCGCCTCGCCACCCTCCTGCGCATCCCGGAGACCGGCGGCGACGGCACCGGCGACACCGTCGTCATCGGCGCACCCGACATCCTCTTCAACGACCGCCTCGACGAGCAGGGCAACGCCTCGCTCGCCCTCCAGCTCCTCGGCTCCCGCCCCCATCTGGTCTGGTACCTCCCCACGCTCTCCGACACCGCGGCCGCCGACGAGGACGACCAGCGCGGCTTCTTCGACCTGCTCCCCTCGGGCTGGCTCTGGGGCACGCTGCAGCTCTTCATCGCCGCGGCCGTCGCCGCCCTGTGGCGGGCACGCCGGCTCGGCCCCCTGGTGCCCGAAAAACTCCCCGTGGCGATCCGCGCCTCCGAGACCGTCGAAGGCCGCGCCCGCCTCTACCGCAAAGCCAACGCCCGCGACCGCGCGGCCACCGCTCTTCGCTCCACCACACGCATTCGCCTCGCCCCCCTCGTAGGTGTCCCCCTCACCCAGGCGCACACGCCCGAGGCCCTGCTCCCCGCGCTCTCCGCCCACCTCCACCGGCACGGAGACGGACAGAGCCTGCACACCCTCCTCTTCGGCCCGCCGCCCGGCGACGACGCGGCACTCGTCTCCCTCACCGACCAACTCGACGCCCTCGAAAGAGAGGTACGCCGTCCATGA
- the mtrA gene encoding two-component system response regulator MtrA: protein MMSFMKGRVLVVDDDTALAEMLGIVLRGEGFEPSFVADGDKALAAFRETKPDLVLLDLMLPGRDGIEVCRLIRAESGVPIVMLTAKSDTVDVVVGLESGADDYIVKPFKPKELVARIRARLRRSEEPAPEQLAIGDLVIDVAGHSVKRDGQSIALTPLEFDLLVALARKPWQVFTREVLLEQVWGYRHAADTRLVNVHVQRLRSKVEKDPERPEIVVTVRGVGYKAGPS from the coding sequence ATGATGTCGTTTATGAAGGGACGAGTCCTTGTCGTCGACGACGACACCGCACTGGCCGAGATGCTCGGCATTGTGCTGCGTGGTGAAGGTTTTGAGCCGTCTTTCGTAGCCGACGGCGACAAGGCGCTGGCCGCTTTTCGCGAGACCAAGCCGGATCTGGTGCTGCTCGACCTGATGCTGCCCGGAAGGGACGGCATCGAGGTGTGCCGCCTGATCCGCGCCGAGTCGGGCGTGCCGATCGTGATGCTGACGGCGAAGAGCGACACCGTCGACGTCGTCGTCGGACTGGAGTCCGGCGCCGACGACTACATCGTGAAGCCGTTCAAGCCGAAGGAGCTCGTGGCCCGTATCCGGGCGCGGCTGCGGAGGTCTGAGGAGCCGGCGCCGGAGCAGCTCGCCATCGGCGACCTGGTCATCGATGTGGCGGGGCACTCCGTGAAGCGGGACGGGCAGTCCATCGCGCTGACGCCGCTGGAGTTCGACCTGCTGGTGGCGCTGGCCCGTAAGCCGTGGCAGGTGTTCACGCGCGAGGTGCTGCTCGAGCAGGTCTGGGGCTACCGGCACGCGGCCGACACCCGGCTGGTCAACGTGCATGTCCAGCGACTGCGCTCCAAGGTCGAGAAGGACCCCGAGCGCCCCGAGATCGTGGTGACCGTCCGCGGCGTCGGATACAAGGCAGGGCCGAGCTGA
- a CDS encoding DUF4129 domain-containing protein: MSLPGGVLSAVPGLPHTAARALLGAGDTAVRASVAASDDAPPLTTPRDPAREAARRELSKSRYHEDDPGWFQRALDAFWDWVEDLFDSASTATPGGTVGLVVVILVVLAVIGVLWWRLGTPRREPTSSAALFDDRPRSAAEHRSAAEAHAAQGHWNRAVQERMRAIVRALEERALLDVRPGRTADEAAADAGRSLPGHTDRLRAAARAFDDVTYGGRTASQQTYQHLAALDRDLENTKPQLAAHTPHDRGAAG, from the coding sequence GTGAGCTTGCCGGGGGGAGTTCTTTCAGCGGTACCGGGGCTGCCGCACACGGCTGCCCGCGCGCTCCTGGGCGCCGGTGACACCGCCGTACGGGCGTCGGTGGCGGCCTCGGACGACGCGCCGCCGCTCACGACACCGCGCGACCCCGCGCGGGAGGCGGCCAGGCGAGAGCTGTCCAAGAGCAGGTACCACGAGGACGACCCCGGCTGGTTCCAGCGCGCGCTGGACGCCTTCTGGGACTGGGTCGAGGACCTGTTCGACAGCGCCTCGACCGCCACGCCCGGCGGCACAGTCGGCCTGGTCGTCGTCATCCTGGTCGTCCTCGCCGTGATCGGCGTCCTGTGGTGGCGCCTGGGCACCCCGCGCCGCGAACCCACCTCGTCCGCCGCCCTGTTCGACGACCGCCCCCGAAGCGCCGCCGAGCACCGCTCGGCCGCCGAGGCCCACGCCGCCCAGGGCCACTGGAACCGCGCCGTCCAGGAACGCATGCGCGCCATCGTCCGCGCCCTGGAGGAACGCGCGCTCCTCGACGTCCGCCCCGGCCGCACCGCGGACGAGGCCGCCGCGGACGCCGGCCGCTCCCTGCCCGGCCACACCGACCGGCTCCGGGCGGCCGCCCGCGCCTTCGACGACGTCACATACGGCGGGCGGACCGCCTCCCAGCAGACGTACCAGCACCTCGCGGCCCTGGACCGCGACCTGGAGAACACCAAGCCGCAGCTCGCCGCCCACACCCCCCACGACCGGGGAGCCGCCGGATGA
- a CDS encoding AAA family ATPase, giving the protein MDPTTDNAGNTGDQGAARASLEALRAEIAKAVVGQDPAVTGLVVALLCRGHVLLEGVPGVAKTLLVRTLASALELDTKRVQFTPDLMPSDVTGSLVYDTRTAEFSFQPGPVFTNLLLADEINRTPPKTQSSLLEAMEERQVTVDGTPRPLPEPFLVAATQNPVEYEGTYPLPEAQLDRFLLKLTIPLPSRQDEIDVLTRHAEGFNPRDLHAAGVRPVAGPADLEAARAAVAKTAISPEITAYVVDICRATRESPSLSLGVSPRGATALLATARAWAWLTGRDYVIPDDVKALALPTLRHRVQLRPEAEMEGVTADSVINAILAHVPVPR; this is encoded by the coding sequence ATGGACCCGACCACTGACAACGCCGGGAACACCGGGGACCAGGGCGCCGCCCGCGCCTCCCTGGAGGCCCTGCGCGCCGAGATCGCCAAAGCCGTGGTCGGCCAGGACCCCGCAGTCACCGGCCTCGTCGTCGCCCTCCTGTGCCGCGGACACGTCCTCCTCGAAGGCGTCCCCGGCGTCGCCAAGACACTGCTCGTCCGCACCCTCGCCTCGGCCCTCGAACTCGACACCAAGCGCGTCCAGTTCACCCCCGACCTCATGCCGAGCGACGTCACCGGCTCCCTCGTCTACGACACCCGCACCGCCGAGTTCTCCTTCCAGCCCGGCCCGGTCTTCACCAACCTCCTGCTCGCCGACGAGATCAACCGGACCCCGCCGAAGACCCAGTCCTCCCTCCTGGAGGCCATGGAGGAACGCCAGGTCACCGTCGACGGCACCCCCCGCCCCCTCCCGGAGCCCTTCCTCGTCGCCGCGACACAGAACCCCGTCGAGTACGAGGGCACCTACCCCCTCCCCGAAGCCCAGTTGGACCGTTTCCTCCTCAAGCTGACGATCCCGCTGCCTTCCCGCCAGGACGAGATCGACGTCCTCACCCGCCACGCCGAGGGCTTCAACCCGCGCGACCTGCACGCCGCCGGCGTACGCCCCGTGGCGGGCCCCGCCGACCTCGAAGCCGCACGCGCCGCCGTAGCCAAGACGGCGATCTCCCCCGAGATCACGGCCTACGTCGTCGACATCTGCCGCGCCACCCGCGAATCGCCCTCCCTGTCCCTCGGCGTCTCCCCGCGCGGCGCCACGGCCCTGCTGGCCACCGCCCGCGCCTGGGCCTGGCTCACCGGCCGCGACTACGTCATCCCCGACGACGTCAAGGCCCTCGCCCTGCCGACGCTGCGCCACCGCGTCCAGCTCCGCCCCGAGGCCGAGATGGAGGGCGTCACCGCCGACTCCGTCATCAACGCGATCCTCGCCCACGTCCCCGTCCCGCGCTGA
- the mtnA gene encoding S-methyl-5-thioribose-1-phosphate isomerase, whose protein sequence is MADQYAHSGEDGKPTDVPAIRWDEPPEGPVLVLLDQTKLPAEEVELVCTDASALVEAIRSLAVRGAPLLGIAGAYGVALAAARGFDVDAAADELAGARPTAVNLALGVRRARDAYRAELAGSGDVGRAASAALGAARALHVEDAEASGRMAERGLALLDELLPGGGHRILTHCNTGALVSGGEGTAFAVALAAHRAGRLRRLWVDETRPLLQGARLTAYEAARTGMAYTLLTDNAAGSLFAAGEVDAVLIGADRIAADGSVANKVGSYPLAVLARYHHVPFIVVAPLTTVDPATPDGASIEVEQRAGSEVTELAVPQASAVGGGPGTGIPVAPLGTQAYNPAFDVTPPELVTAIVTEGGVVSPVTAEALAALCVKAGSSARTA, encoded by the coding sequence ATGGCTGATCAGTACGCGCATTCCGGCGAGGACGGCAAGCCCACCGATGTACCGGCGATCCGGTGGGACGAACCACCGGAGGGCCCGGTTCTGGTCCTTCTGGACCAGACGAAACTGCCCGCGGAGGAGGTCGAGCTGGTGTGCACGGACGCCTCCGCGCTGGTCGAGGCGATCCGTTCGCTGGCCGTGCGCGGGGCGCCGCTGCTCGGTATCGCCGGGGCGTACGGGGTCGCGCTCGCCGCCGCGCGGGGCTTCGACGTGGACGCCGCGGCCGACGAGCTGGCGGGCGCCCGCCCGACGGCGGTGAACCTGGCGCTGGGGGTGCGCAGGGCGCGGGACGCCTACCGGGCCGAGCTGGCCGGGAGCGGCGACGTCGGGCGGGCCGCGTCGGCGGCGCTCGGGGCGGCGCGGGCGCTGCACGTGGAGGACGCCGAGGCGAGCGGCAGGATGGCCGAGCGGGGACTGGCCCTGCTGGACGAGCTGCTGCCCGGCGGCGGCCACCGCATCCTCACGCACTGCAACACGGGGGCGCTGGTGTCCGGCGGTGAGGGCACGGCGTTCGCGGTGGCGCTCGCCGCGCACCGGGCGGGGCGGCTCAGGCGCCTGTGGGTGGACGAGACGCGGCCCCTGCTGCAGGGGGCCCGGCTGACGGCGTACGAGGCGGCGCGGACCGGGATGGCGTACACGCTGCTCACGGACAACGCGGCGGGTTCGCTGTTCGCGGCCGGTGAGGTGGACGCGGTGCTGATCGGGGCGGACCGGATCGCGGCCGACGGGTCGGTGGCGAACAAGGTCGGGAGCTATCCGCTCGCGGTGCTGGCGCGCTACCACCATGTGCCGTTCATCGTGGTGGCGCCGCTGACGACGGTGGACCCGGCGACGCCGGACGGGGCGTCCATCGAGGTGGAGCAGCGTGCGGGGTCCGAGGTGACGGAGCTCGCCGTGCCGCAGGCGTCGGCGGTGGGCGGGGGTCCGGGCACCGGGATCCCGGTCGCGCCGCTGGGGACGCAGGCGTACAACCCGGCGTTCGACGTGACGCCGCCGGAGCTGGTCACGGCGATCGTGACGGAGGGGGGTGTCGTGTCGCCTGTGACGGCTGAGGCGCTCGCCGCCCTGTGCGTGAAGGCGGGATCTTCTGCTCGGACGGCGTGA
- a CDS encoding LpqB family beta-propeller domain-containing protein has product MGADRKRGTRRHGPGRAAAYAACGAVLLAGCASMPDSGDLRGVESTPRQNAQVRVFAVPPHEDASYSEIVTGFLEALTSDDPDYEIARKYLTPQASEKWHPLRSTTVLADGPGAQPDRVSREERDSLSYTLTGTRVATVDAEQSYAPADGDYRETMHLVRDKKTRQWRIDVPPRGVVMGRSDFQRNYQSVDRYYFATGTGPGTTPHTAAVADPVYVRRNVDPVTEAVRSLLRGPTRWLDPVVRSSFPTGTALPDGQVSLTPDDQNKLTVPLNGKAARVGVNKCREMAAQLLFTLQNLTPTMDEVELRAGGKQLCHLTTEDAEDVAVRGSAKRADYLYFLDEKHHLVRLAAATDETVPAPVPGALGEDMQLGSAAVSRDEDMAAGIGLDGKNLYVGALVSGGPLGEPELTSSGPSVGKRLSAPSWDAQGDLWVADRDPGKPRLLLLKKGVDDPIEVKTPPGLEGRIESVRVAADGVRIALVVKSGEKSSLLIGRIERGEDGGTGDGSSVSVHELRSATPELEEVTAMSWAGDSRLVVVGREKDGVQTMRYVQVDGSTPEVPAPASLSGVKEITASEDARLPLVGYSEDGIVRLPAGEQWQKVVTDGTAPVYPG; this is encoded by the coding sequence GTGGGCGCTGACCGCAAGCGGGGGACCCGGCGGCACGGACCGGGGCGCGCGGCGGCCTACGCGGCCTGCGGCGCCGTACTGCTGGCCGGGTGCGCCTCGATGCCCGACAGCGGCGATCTGCGCGGGGTGGAGTCCACACCGCGGCAGAACGCGCAGGTTCGGGTCTTCGCGGTGCCGCCGCACGAGGACGCGTCGTACTCCGAGATCGTCACGGGCTTCCTGGAGGCGCTGACCAGCGACGATCCGGACTACGAGATAGCCCGCAAGTACCTCACCCCGCAGGCGTCGGAGAAGTGGCACCCGCTGCGCTCCACGACCGTGCTCGCAGACGGACCGGGCGCCCAGCCCGACCGGGTGAGCCGCGAGGAGCGGGACAGCCTGTCGTACACGCTGACCGGCACCCGGGTCGCCACGGTCGACGCGGAGCAGTCGTACGCGCCCGCCGACGGCGACTACCGCGAGACGATGCACCTCGTCCGGGACAAGAAGACCCGCCAGTGGCGCATCGACGTACCGCCGCGCGGCGTCGTCATGGGCCGCTCGGACTTCCAGCGCAACTACCAGTCCGTCGACCGGTACTACTTCGCCACGGGCACCGGTCCCGGCACCACCCCGCACACGGCGGCCGTCGCCGACCCCGTCTATGTGCGCAGGAACGTCGACCCGGTGACCGAGGCGGTGCGCTCCCTGCTGCGGGGGCCCACGCGCTGGCTCGACCCGGTGGTCCGCTCGAGCTTCCCCACCGGTACGGCACTGCCGGACGGCCAGGTGTCGCTGACCCCGGACGACCAGAACAAGCTGACGGTGCCGCTGAACGGCAAGGCGGCGCGGGTCGGCGTGAACAAGTGCCGGGAGATGGCGGCCCAGCTGCTGTTCACCCTCCAGAACCTCACCCCCACCATGGACGAGGTCGAACTGCGCGCGGGCGGCAAGCAGCTGTGCCACCTCACCACGGAGGACGCCGAGGACGTCGCCGTGCGGGGATCGGCGAAGCGCGCCGACTATCTGTACTTCCTCGACGAGAAGCACCACCTGGTGCGGCTGGCGGCGGCGACCGACGAGACCGTGCCCGCCCCGGTGCCGGGGGCCCTCGGGGAGGACATGCAGCTGGGGTCGGCGGCCGTCTCGCGCGACGAGGACATGGCCGCCGGGATCGGACTCGACGGCAAGAACCTGTACGTCGGGGCGCTCGTGTCGGGCGGCCCGCTCGGCGAGCCCGAGCTGACCAGCTCGGGTCCGTCCGTCGGGAAGCGGCTGTCCGCGCCCAGCTGGGACGCCCAGGGCGACCTGTGGGTGGCCGACCGCGATCCCGGCAAGCCGCGGCTGCTCCTGCTGAAGAAGGGCGTCGACGACCCCATTGAGGTGAAGACCCCGCCGGGCCTCGAGGGCCGGATCGAGTCGGTACGCGTGGCCGCCGACGGGGTGCGCATCGCGCTCGTCGTGAAGTCCGGCGAGAAGTCCTCGCTGCTCATCGGCCGTATCGAGCGCGGCGAGGACGGCGGGACCGGCGACGGGTCGAGTGTCTCGGTGCACGAACTGCGCTCCGCCACTCCCGAGTTGGAGGAGGTCACGGCCATGTCGTGGGCCGGGGACAGCCGGCTCGTCGTGGTCGGCCGCGAGAAGGACGGCGTGCAGACCATGCGCTACGTGCAGGTCGATGGCTCCACTCCGGAGGTGCCGGCGCCGGCGTCCCTCAGCGGCGTCAAGGAGATCACCGCGTCCGAGGACGCGCGGCTTCCCCTGGTGGGGTACTCGGAGGACGGGATCGTCCGGCTGCCGGCCGGGGAGCAGTGGCAGAAGGTGGTCACGGACGGGACGGCGCCGGTCTATCCGGGCTGA
- a CDS encoding glycerophosphoryl diester phosphodiesterase membrane domain-containing protein encodes MKDTPGWASPGSAPSDGQEPGASGPAEPADSPESAQQPPADQPAPGPNWSKEQPPAGQWSAPTGTQPPGQAPPPPPGPGWGTPPPAGPGAPGGWGGAPQGYGPPGGYGGWGGGWGGPPPAAKPGVIPLRPLGVGEILDGAVSTMRTHWRTVLGISLTVAVVTEILVILVQGFLLDDRVDTDALNDPSATLDEITRAMGDSLLNSGVILLISAIGTVIATALLTTVTSRAVLGKPVSTGEAWRDARPQVPRLFGLLFLLLLITMGVAVAGAVPGIVLAASGAGDGGIALAVLGALASTVVAVWLWFRFSLASPALMLEKQGIRKALSRSAKLVKGSWWRVFGIQLLAMIIANVVAAIVIIPFTFLAGAVSGEGASNILNGTTEFGWTFLIVSGVGSVIGSMITLPITAGVTVLLYIDQRIRREALDLELARAAGVQGSGTGTPGS; translated from the coding sequence ATGAAAGACACTCCGGGCTGGGCCTCGCCCGGATCCGCCCCGTCCGACGGGCAGGAGCCCGGTGCGTCCGGTCCTGCCGAGCCCGCAGACAGCCCCGAATCCGCGCAGCAGCCACCGGCGGACCAGCCGGCCCCCGGCCCGAACTGGTCCAAGGAGCAGCCGCCGGCCGGCCAGTGGTCCGCCCCCACGGGCACCCAGCCCCCCGGCCAGGCCCCGCCACCACCGCCCGGCCCGGGCTGGGGCACCCCGCCCCCGGCCGGCCCCGGCGCACCCGGCGGCTGGGGCGGCGCCCCCCAGGGCTACGGACCCCCCGGCGGATACGGCGGCTGGGGCGGTGGCTGGGGAGGACCCCCGCCGGCCGCCAAGCCCGGCGTGATCCCGCTGCGCCCCCTCGGCGTCGGCGAGATCCTCGACGGCGCCGTCTCCACCATGCGCACCCACTGGCGCACGGTCCTCGGCATCTCCCTCACCGTCGCCGTCGTCACGGAGATCCTCGTCATCCTCGTCCAGGGCTTCCTCCTGGACGACCGCGTCGACACCGACGCCCTCAACGACCCCAGCGCCACCCTCGACGAGATCACCCGCGCCATGGGCGACTCTCTGCTCAACTCCGGCGTCATCCTCCTGATCTCGGCGATCGGCACGGTCATCGCCACCGCTCTGCTGACGACCGTCACCAGCCGCGCGGTGCTCGGCAAGCCGGTCAGCACCGGCGAGGCGTGGCGCGACGCCCGCCCGCAGGTGCCGCGCCTCTTCGGCCTGCTGTTCCTGCTGCTGCTCATCACCATGGGCGTCGCCGTAGCGGGCGCCGTCCCGGGCATCGTCCTGGCCGCCTCGGGAGCCGGTGACGGGGGCATCGCCCTCGCCGTCCTCGGCGCGCTCGCCTCCACCGTCGTCGCGGTATGGCTGTGGTTCCGCTTCTCCCTCGCCTCCCCCGCGCTGATGCTGGAGAAGCAGGGCATCCGGAAGGCGCTGAGCCGCTCCGCGAAGCTGGTCAAGGGCTCCTGGTGGCGGGTGTTCGGCATCCAGCTGCTGGCCATGATCATCGCGAACGTCGTCGCGGCGATCGTCATCATCCCCTTCACGTTCCTGGCCGGCGCGGTCAGCGGCGAGGGCGCCTCCAACATCCTCAACGGCACCACCGAGTTCGGCTGGACGTTCCTCATCGTCAGCGGTGTGGGCTCGGTGATCGGCTCCATGATCACGCTCCCGATCACGGCGGGCGTGACCGTGCTGCTCTACATCGACCAGCGCATCCGCCGCGAGGCCCTCGACCTCGAACTGGCCCGCGCGGCCGGCGTCCAGGGCTCCGGCACCGGCACTCCGGGGAGCTGA